Proteins encoded in a region of the Myxococcales bacterium genome:
- a CDS encoding UbiA family prenyltransferase yields the protein MRTTLATLASIARLHIVVIAATGTLTFAWVLCGARPWGLALLCASDWFVVNLLNRVVDLKEDAANDIPGTAWVARHRRAVLAVGFGVLGLSFALTLALAPVLAPLRVAFHALGFAYNWPLLPGRRRIKQLAFWKNTASATGFLITVFGYPLALLSRRPDVSPAAVGATVLFFFLFELSYEVLYDLRDAEGDRLAEVHTWPVLFGVQTGFRIAAGQMVAAFSVLLVAYLARAVPWRIAVMAVAPLAQLAVTSRMVKRGITTTDCVALTWLGAGVLMSYHVWERLGLPGAA from the coding sequence GTGCGAACCACGCTCGCCACGCTCGCCTCGATCGCGAGGCTCCACATCGTCGTCATCGCCGCGACCGGGACGCTCACGTTCGCGTGGGTGCTCTGCGGCGCGCGCCCATGGGGCCTCGCCCTCCTGTGCGCCTCCGACTGGTTCGTGGTGAACCTCCTGAACCGCGTCGTCGACCTGAAAGAGGACGCCGCGAACGACATCCCGGGCACCGCTTGGGTCGCGCGCCACCGCCGCGCCGTGCTCGCCGTGGGCTTTGGGGTGCTCGGGCTCTCCTTCGCCCTCACGCTCGCGCTCGCCCCTGTGCTGGCGCCGCTCCGCGTCGCGTTTCACGCGCTCGGCTTCGCCTACAACTGGCCGCTCCTCCCGGGCCGGCGCCGCATCAAGCAGCTCGCCTTCTGGAAGAACACGGCGTCCGCCACGGGCTTCCTCATCACCGTATTTGGCTATCCGCTCGCGCTCCTCTCGAGGCGCCCGGACGTCTCGCCCGCCGCCGTGGGGGCCACCGTGCTCTTCTTCTTCCTCTTCGAGCTCAGCTACGAGGTGCTCTACGATCTGCGCGACGCGGAGGGCGATCGCCTGGCCGAGGTGCACACCTGGCCGGTGCTCTTCGGCGTCCAGACCGGCTTTCGCATCGCCGCAGGCCAGATGGTGGCCGCGTTCTCGGTGTTGCTCGTGGCCTATCTCGCGCGCGCCGTGCCCTGGAGGATCGCGGTGATGGCGGTCGCCCCGCTCGCGCAGCTCGCGGTGACCTCCCGCATGGTGAAGAGGGGAATCACCACCACCGACTGCGTGGCGCTCACGTGGCTCGGCGCGGGCGTGCTCATGAGCTATCACGTGTGGGAGCGCCTCGGCCTCCCGGGAGCCGCCTGA
- a CDS encoding carotenoid biosynthesis protein produces MPTIPPPSPATMVALQLACVAIVAAWMLLRVRREAEIRVFVARFVWLAVAAWLGEESCIRLYGFYFYSPGWIGFLDKVPLAIVCIWPVVVLSATDLARGLVGEAGEARRISFAALVCALVVADASLIEPIAVATGLWRWTVPGPFHVPLIGILGWGFFAFGAALVRGRPAVLLVGPLAAHALLLAGWWLAFRWLPRGVDETPFVAVAGLLSAGLTWAVLARRVALSRADLVTRIPGALFFFVLLAVFARQQLALVLYALAFAPPYLALTARSTPGPRSPVAGVGQAS; encoded by the coding sequence ATGCCCACGATCCCGCCGCCCTCGCCCGCCACCATGGTCGCCCTTCAGCTCGCGTGCGTCGCGATCGTGGCCGCTTGGATGCTCCTCCGCGTGCGCCGCGAGGCCGAGATACGCGTCTTCGTCGCGCGCTTCGTGTGGCTCGCCGTCGCGGCCTGGCTGGGCGAGGAGAGCTGCATTCGGCTCTACGGGTTCTACTTTTACTCGCCCGGGTGGATCGGCTTCCTCGACAAGGTCCCGCTCGCCATCGTCTGCATTTGGCCTGTCGTCGTGCTCTCGGCCACAGATCTCGCGAGGGGCCTCGTCGGCGAGGCCGGTGAGGCGCGCCGGATCTCGTTCGCGGCGCTCGTGTGCGCGCTCGTCGTGGCGGACGCGTCGCTCATCGAGCCCATCGCCGTCGCCACCGGCCTCTGGCGGTGGACCGTGCCGGGGCCGTTCCACGTGCCCCTGATTGGCATTCTCGGGTGGGGCTTCTTCGCCTTCGGCGCGGCCCTCGTGCGCGGGCGTCCCGCGGTGTTGCTCGTGGGCCCGCTGGCCGCGCACGCCCTCCTCCTCGCGGGCTGGTGGCTCGCGTTCCGGTGGCTCCCCCGCGGCGTCGACGAGACGCCGTTCGTGGCGGTGGCGGGGCTCCTGTCGGCCGGCCTCACCTGGGCCGTGCTCGCGCGCCGCGTCGCCCTCTCGCGGGCCGACCTGGTCACGCGCATCCCGGGCGCGCTCTTCTTCTTCGTCCTGCTCGCGGTGTTCGCGCGTCAGCAACTCGCGCTCGTGCTCTATGCCCTCGCGTTCGCGCCGCCGTACCTCGCGCTCACAGCCCGCTCCACCCCTGGGCCGCGCTCCCCGGTGGCGGGGGTGGGGCAAGCGAGCTAG